Proteins encoded within one genomic window of Microaerobacter geothermalis:
- a CDS encoding glutaredoxin family protein has translation MKAKIYISNHCTLCREVIRFFQENGIPYEQINVTHNQEKFDEMLMLGGIATPFIIIESSYFYHFDRKKFEKFLEGKYE, from the coding sequence TTGAAAGCTAAAATATATATAAGTAATCATTGTACTTTATGTCGAGAAGTCATTCGATTTTTTCAGGAGAATGGTATACCTTATGAACAGATTAATGTAACCCATAATCAGGAAAAGTTTGATGAGATGCTAATGCTTGGTGGAATAGCAACTCCATTCATCATCATCGAGTCTAGCTATTTTTATCACTTTGATCGAAAAAAATTTGAAAAGTTTTTGGAGGGGAAATATGAATAA
- a CDS encoding Crp/Fnr family transcriptional regulator, whose product MNKLWYLSQISLLEALPMEDLMEIDRMAPMSTLRKNTLIQTPETFREGLYFIKEGKLRLYKINAEGKQFTLGILGKGNVFGEIDSFSMGTKDIYIETMDDTILCSLGKEQFEQFLAERPQLALKFLKMLSERLKERDELLEQLALGDIRDRVLHLLIKLSEQFGLAVGEFYKIDLPITHQELANMIGATRESVTVVLNQLVKEDVIRTGRMSIQVRLDKAKEYING is encoded by the coding sequence ATGAATAAATTGTGGTATTTATCGCAGATTAGCCTGCTCGAAGCGCTGCCGATGGAAGATTTAATGGAAATTGACCGCATGGCTCCTATGTCTACATTAAGAAAAAATACGTTAATTCAAACCCCGGAAACATTTCGTGAAGGGCTTTATTTCATTAAAGAAGGCAAATTGCGTTTATACAAGATCAATGCGGAAGGAAAGCAATTTACTCTGGGAATTTTGGGAAAAGGGAATGTGTTTGGGGAAATAGATTCCTTTTCAATGGGAACAAAGGATATCTATATTGAAACAATGGATGATACGATATTATGTTCATTAGGAAAAGAACAGTTTGAACAATTTTTAGCTGAAAGGCCGCAATTGGCTTTAAAATTTTTAAAAATGTTAAGCGAACGGCTGAAGGAACGAGACGAATTGCTTGAGCAGTTGGCATTGGGGGATATACGGGACCGCGTACTTCATTTATTAATAAAATTATCTGAGCAGTTTGGTTTAGCAGTTGGAGAATTTTATAAGATTGATTTACCCATAACTCATCAGGAACTGGCTAATATGATCGGAGCGACTAGAGAATCGGTTACTGTTGTTTTAAATCAATTGGTCAAAGAGGATGTGATCCGAACAGGGCGAATGTCAATTCAAGTTAGGTTAGACAAAGCAAAGGAGTATATAAATGGATAA
- a CDS encoding DsrE family protein, translating into MKKIAIFVHSNENELAKALHGLLYAQELHEAGHEVKVIFDGAGTVWVKKFEDPSNPYHPVYKAVKHLGIIEGACEYCSGAFGVVNEVKESGISSLGERNGHPSLAKLVADDYQIIII; encoded by the coding sequence ATGAAAAAAATTGCGATTTTTGTTCATTCCAATGAGAATGAACTGGCAAAAGCACTTCATGGGTTATTGTATGCACAGGAACTGCATGAAGCAGGACATGAAGTGAAGGTAATATTTGATGGCGCAGGAACGGTTTGGGTGAAGAAATTCGAAGATCCTTCCAATCCTTATCATCCAGTATACAAAGCAGTAAAGCATTTAGGAATTATTGAAGGTGCTTGTGAATATTGCTCCGGTGCTTTCGGAGTGGTAAATGAGGTGAAAGAATCAGGCATTTCTTCCTTGGGGGAAAGAAACGGTCATCCCAGCTTGGCCAAATTAGTGGCTGACGATTATCAAATTATCATTATTTAA
- a CDS encoding DUF1440 domain-containing protein, whose amino-acid sequence MTETYADSKTPFYWKAGIVGSLIGGVVFGMLMAVMGMLPLIAGLIGSESSTVGFITHMAISFIFGITFTIFAGVTKWNGIVSGVVYGFILWFLFPFILMPIMMGSIEMAFQFNSGNLLSLIGHLMYGLTTGIVYKIMTR is encoded by the coding sequence GTGACTGAAACTTATGCTGATTCAAAAACACCATTTTATTGGAAAGCAGGGATCGTGGGAAGTTTGATCGGCGGTGTAGTTTTTGGAATGCTGATGGCTGTCATGGGCATGCTTCCGCTGATTGCAGGATTAATTGGCAGCGAATCTTCAACTGTTGGTTTTATCACCCATATGGCAATTAGCTTTATTTTCGGAATCACTTTTACTATTTTTGCGGGTGTAACCAAATGGAACGGGATTGTATCCGGTGTGGTATATGGATTTATACTTTGGTTTCTCTTTCCATTTATTCTAATGCCAATCATGATGGGAAGCATTGAAATGGCTTTCCAATTTAATTCCGGAAACCTTCTCAGTTTAATTGGTCATCTGATGTATGGATTGACTACCGGAATCGTCTATAAAATAATGACAAGGTAA
- a CDS encoding haloacid dehalogenase type II encodes MATIKAFVFDAYGTLFNVHSVIELCNRLFPGQGEELSEIWRSKQLEYTWLRSLMGRYVHFGKVTEDALVFACKHLELTLDESMKERLMEEYKKLRTFPEVPEVLKLLNGKKRVIFSNGSPDILKPVVHFNGLDDHIDDILTVDDAKVYKPDPKSYTVVLEKLHVKREEVLFISSNPWDAAGAKSFGFHVAWVNRNNKTMDELNQSPDIIVSDLYGVLQI; translated from the coding sequence GTGGCAACAATTAAAGCTTTTGTATTTGATGCCTATGGAACATTGTTTAATGTCCATTCCGTGATTGAACTTTGTAACCGTTTGTTTCCCGGGCAAGGGGAAGAGCTGAGTGAAATATGGCGCAGTAAACAGTTGGAATATACCTGGCTTCGTTCCTTAATGGGACGATATGTTCATTTTGGCAAAGTGACGGAAGATGCACTTGTATTTGCCTGTAAACATTTGGAGCTCACGTTAGATGAATCAATGAAAGAAAGATTGATGGAAGAATATAAAAAACTGAGAACATTTCCAGAAGTTCCGGAGGTGCTTAAACTGCTAAATGGAAAGAAGAGAGTGATTTTCTCAAATGGTTCCCCCGATATACTCAAACCTGTCGTTCACTTCAACGGTTTAGATGACCATATTGATGATATCTTAACTGTTGATGATGCGAAGGTGTACAAGCCCGATCCGAAATCTTATACGGTCGTTTTGGAGAAGTTGCATGTGAAGAGGGAAGAAGTTCTATTTATTTCTTCAAACCCTTGGGATGCTGCCGGAGCGAAAAGCTTTGGTTTCCATGTTGCATGGGTGAACCGGAATAACAAAACAATGGATGAATTGAATCAGAGTCCTGACATAATCGTTTCAGATCTATATGGAGTACTTCAAATATAG
- a CDS encoding acyl-CoA dehydratase activase: MNMTIKSYIGVDIGSATAKVMGIDEEGNIIGKPVYIRHDEHPSQVDALKYAFQTYLQSDDIEVAGVGLTGSGRELNSKIIGGDLTRTEIFAHSIGIKHLVDHGFVPSVDKVGSIIEIGGQDAKVIIFDENGFPTFFNMNTICSAGTGEFLKQLADDAGIPLRDFGPIALQANRASRIDATCTVFSKRDFRHLTQKGVPLSDRLAGVCMAMANNYLLNVVKDYTLHQPIFFQGGVAFNSGVKWAFENRLKTKVIVPPYHDVVGALGMAVIVRDHFLGLETMATSYKDDFFERVYESQIRFCHGCQNACELTQPLEKKEENIVILDTLGGRCEGSRQPKNVKDTPQSLSNVHIPVLREARTTPGLSIFASRSRSSMGRYFAGIDGGSRGTKYALLKSLGDRVEIMASGSVDTSGDALGAILKALEKIASVLPEGAELSGIGTTGSAGELARDIITRRTSHTADVKSTEIIAHYAWASYMVPEVGVIMDIGGNDAKIIVVKENGLDFAMNDKCAAGSGSFIESVSRRFEVPIDQFADVALHSTEPARIAGRCAVFGESDMIHKSRMGFPTHDLFMGLAYSICRTYLSDIGKGKVLRIPIVAQGGTFLNKAIQEAFRKTLQLSEEEFIIFEDNRLVLGAGALGAALISKGTFEQGHDSHFKGFESILSSTYVTVTTTCFHHECPRICHDVVALLENGQPIAGYKSIDCDFGMFDGLITEDRDRQKVNQWLQGVR; the protein is encoded by the coding sequence ATGAACATGACGATTAAATCCTATATCGGTGTGGATATCGGATCTGCTACCGCAAAAGTAATGGGAATCGATGAAGAAGGAAATATCATCGGAAAACCGGTTTATATAAGACATGATGAACATCCCTCCCAGGTTGATGCATTGAAATATGCCTTTCAAACGTATCTTCAATCTGATGATATTGAAGTGGCAGGGGTTGGATTAACCGGAAGCGGGAGGGAGTTAAACAGCAAAATCATCGGTGGTGATTTGACCCGGACAGAAATTTTTGCCCATTCTATCGGGATAAAGCATCTGGTTGATCACGGTTTTGTTCCTTCCGTCGATAAAGTGGGAAGTATCATCGAAATTGGTGGACAGGATGCGAAGGTGATTATTTTTGATGAAAATGGTTTTCCTACATTTTTTAATATGAACACCATCTGTTCTGCCGGAACCGGCGAATTTCTTAAACAATTGGCTGATGATGCAGGGATTCCTCTTCGTGATTTTGGGCCCATCGCTCTTCAGGCTAATCGGGCCTCCCGAATTGATGCCACATGTACGGTTTTTTCAAAACGGGACTTTAGACATCTTACCCAGAAGGGTGTCCCGCTGTCCGATCGATTGGCAGGGGTTTGCATGGCGATGGCAAACAACTACCTGCTTAATGTAGTGAAAGACTATACCCTCCATCAACCCATATTTTTCCAGGGTGGAGTCGCCTTTAATTCCGGTGTCAAATGGGCTTTCGAGAACAGGTTAAAAACGAAAGTTATCGTCCCTCCTTATCATGATGTCGTTGGAGCTCTGGGAATGGCGGTCATTGTCAGAGACCATTTTTTGGGATTAGAAACCATGGCCACTTCTTATAAGGACGATTTCTTTGAGAGGGTATACGAGAGCCAGATCAGATTTTGTCATGGTTGTCAAAACGCATGTGAACTGACTCAACCCCTTGAGAAGAAGGAAGAAAACATTGTAATTCTGGATACGCTGGGGGGACGTTGTGAAGGTTCACGGCAGCCGAAGAATGTAAAAGACACTCCCCAGTCTTTATCTAACGTACACATTCCTGTGTTGCGGGAAGCAAGAACAACTCCTGGTTTAAGTATCTTTGCAAGCCGCTCCCGTTCATCTATGGGCCGTTATTTCGCCGGAATTGACGGGGGTTCCCGTGGAACCAAGTATGCCTTGCTTAAAAGCCTGGGTGACCGGGTGGAAATCATGGCTTCAGGGTCGGTAGATACCTCCGGGGATGCGTTAGGAGCTATCTTGAAGGCCTTGGAAAAAATAGCGTCAGTATTGCCAGAAGGAGCAGAACTTTCCGGGATAGGGACAACTGGAAGTGCCGGCGAATTGGCAAGGGATATCATTACGAGGCGGACGAGCCATACTGCCGATGTGAAAAGTACGGAAATTATTGCCCATTATGCCTGGGCCAGTTATATGGTGCCTGAGGTGGGAGTGATTATGGATATCGGAGGAAATGATGCAAAAATTATCGTGGTTAAGGAAAACGGATTAGACTTTGCCATGAATGACAAATGTGCTGCCGGATCGGGCTCTTTTATTGAATCGGTTTCCAGAAGGTTTGAGGTCCCCATCGATCAATTTGCCGATGTTGCCCTGCACTCCACTGAACCAGCAAGAATCGCAGGGCGTTGTGCTGTTTTTGGCGAATCAGATATGATTCATAAATCACGGATGGGCTTTCCGACCCATGATTTGTTTATGGGGTTGGCCTATTCCATTTGCCGTACTTACCTTTCCGATATCGGCAAGGGTAAAGTATTAAGAATTCCTATTGTGGCTCAGGGAGGTACCTTTTTGAATAAAGCCATTCAGGAAGCGTTTAGAAAAACCCTTCAGCTCTCCGAGGAGGAATTTATCATTTTTGAAGATAATAGATTGGTGCTTGGGGCAGGTGCGTTGGGAGCAGCCCTGATCAGCAAGGGAACATTTGAACAGGGGCATGATTCCCACTTTAAAGGATTTGAAAGCATTCTTTCCAGCACCTATGTAACGGTTACCACCACCTGTTTCCATCATGAATGTCCAAGGATTTGTCATGATGTGGTGGCCCTGTTGGAAAATGGTCAACCGATCGCCGGTTACAAATCGATTGATTGTGACTTTGGCATGTTTGATGGGTTGATTACAGAAGATCGTGACAGGCAAAAAGTGAACCAATGGCTTCAGGGGGTGAGATGA
- a CDS encoding acyl-CoA dehydratase activase-related protein: MKSLKAGMVMAFTGHYTSSKVIAKFIENLHVELVKSRATTPEIVAAASTLASADFCIPLRIYVGHIHQLIKNHPDLNLIIAPVINSENDWSVTCSKYRDVGGVAIRSLGSMIGYRMKETQGRWRKGLDQYIGYEAAENLLKKSYALPRILQPMVESLDRQKMFNLCYNLYADMFRLPKRNQWKFVFSNLSGNQYSHEMIQVKEAFSKAYEEVVEKKTYRLEQILQDKEKIRLAIVGRNYLVHDSTLSADLKNYFLKKGVAVLTAEDVPYEYIEEYGKNIDGFYDTHKIGQGFIHYALDKVDGFIVVGSFGCHPDAFQVDYLAELIREKGVPCWTFKYDEQAGSAGFVTRYETIYGFLQQRRDERLHKENIPVLTKKVSTEISQEISSIEEFDGTRKPLIIWPNMGATLDILLEEVCYQAGLADYVYLPKPVSEETIEFGNDKYNESCSPFACSIGSLKQNLTYALKELEEPRNIMLLMARSHGPCTFGWYAIIAEKEMRRQFADQLNQYGHTLQMSSMGIHGQNMLQFIKELSVYGNQDRLKDILFYIQEEANGLNKLPIHRRAVLWLKFISAVSKLVERGWVKLLAAEELKAKSLIVRAHELKKGETTRVYKEVLALLRKAHTEQEVKQVLKEGLKRLDSIPQDSEVKPRVVMVGEIYVALTSFANRGTVEQLMGSHGIEVVEGITLSQFIRHSLKELKRKRKVSHPMIKPVLQMMEKYNIYLFKKDVREPDALPFIEHEVGGDGLPSVAHARLAVEQGVDGILHIYPFKCMPEGIARDCMSEICHLYGVRYLSLSFDKEMEIERLKTEVSTFATILHTELQNKLAKENIQFNQEKEKEIKRREQIGQIIFSMYDEEKKQSHLR, from the coding sequence GTGAAATCCTTAAAAGCAGGCATGGTCATGGCATTTACGGGTCATTATACGTCAAGCAAGGTTATCGCCAAATTTATTGAAAACTTACATGTAGAACTGGTCAAAAGTAGGGCAACAACACCTGAAATTGTAGCGGCAGCCTCGACCCTTGCCAGTGCCGATTTTTGCATACCTCTTCGCATTTATGTAGGGCATATCCATCAGTTGATAAAAAATCATCCTGATTTGAATCTCATAATTGCTCCGGTTATCAATAGTGAAAACGACTGGTCTGTTACCTGTTCAAAGTACAGGGATGTTGGTGGAGTAGCCATTCGCTCCCTTGGAAGTATGATTGGTTATCGGATGAAAGAAACTCAAGGCAGATGGCGCAAGGGTTTAGATCAATACATCGGGTACGAGGCAGCAGAAAATTTATTGAAGAAATCTTATGCCCTTCCCAGAATCTTGCAGCCCATGGTTGAGTCTTTGGATAGGCAGAAAATGTTTAACCTTTGTTACAATCTTTATGCCGATATGTTTCGGCTGCCTAAAAGAAACCAGTGGAAATTTGTCTTTTCTAACCTGTCCGGAAATCAATATTCCCACGAAATGATTCAAGTAAAAGAAGCTTTTTCCAAAGCCTATGAAGAAGTAGTAGAGAAGAAGACTTATCGTTTGGAACAAATATTGCAAGATAAAGAAAAAATCAGATTGGCCATCGTAGGCCGAAATTATTTGGTTCATGATTCTACTCTTAGTGCTGATTTGAAGAATTACTTTTTAAAGAAGGGAGTGGCTGTTCTTACAGCTGAAGATGTTCCTTATGAATACATAGAGGAATATGGAAAGAATATTGATGGTTTTTATGACACCCATAAGATTGGACAAGGGTTTATTCATTACGCCCTTGATAAAGTGGATGGATTTATTGTTGTCGGCAGTTTTGGCTGCCACCCGGATGCTTTTCAGGTGGATTATTTGGCAGAACTGATTCGGGAAAAAGGAGTTCCCTGCTGGACCTTTAAATATGATGAACAGGCAGGAAGCGCCGGATTTGTTACCCGCTATGAAACCATTTATGGCTTTCTACAGCAGCGGAGAGATGAAAGGCTTCACAAGGAAAATATTCCTGTATTGACTAAAAAGGTTTCTACGGAAATTTCTCAGGAAATATCATCTATCGAAGAATTTGATGGAACAAGAAAACCCCTTATTATTTGGCCCAATATGGGAGCTACTCTGGATATTTTGTTGGAGGAGGTTTGTTATCAGGCCGGCCTGGCCGATTATGTGTATTTACCAAAACCCGTATCAGAGGAAACCATAGAGTTTGGAAACGATAAATACAATGAATCCTGTTCCCCTTTTGCCTGTAGCATCGGGAGTTTAAAGCAAAATTTAACATATGCCCTTAAAGAACTGGAAGAGCCCAGAAACATTATGCTCCTGATGGCACGAAGTCACGGCCCTTGTACCTTTGGATGGTATGCCATCATTGCTGAAAAAGAAATGAGACGGCAATTTGCCGATCAGTTGAATCAATATGGACATACGCTGCAAATGAGTTCCATGGGTATCCATGGTCAAAATATGTTGCAATTTATCAAGGAACTTTCAGTTTATGGAAACCAAGATCGGTTAAAGGACATTCTTTTCTATATCCAGGAAGAAGCAAACGGGTTGAATAAACTGCCTATTCATCGAAGGGCGGTTCTCTGGTTAAAGTTTATCTCTGCGGTTTCCAAGCTGGTGGAAAGAGGGTGGGTGAAATTATTGGCCGCTGAAGAGTTAAAGGCGAAATCCTTAATTGTTCGCGCCCATGAATTAAAAAAGGGAGAAACAACCCGAGTATATAAAGAAGTGCTTGCCTTATTAAGAAAAGCTCACACAGAACAGGAAGTGAAACAGGTTCTAAAAGAGGGGTTAAAACGTCTAGACTCCATTCCTCAGGATTCTGAGGTAAAACCCAGGGTGGTGATGGTTGGTGAGATTTACGTAGCACTCACATCCTTCGCCAATAGGGGAACAGTGGAACAGTTAATGGGAAGCCACGGGATAGAAGTGGTTGAAGGAATCACATTGAGCCAATTTATCAGGCATTCATTGAAAGAGCTGAAAAGAAAAAGAAAAGTATCCCATCCGATGATAAAACCTGTCCTGCAGATGATGGAGAAATATAATATCTATCTTTTCAAAAAGGATGTCCGGGAACCGGATGCCCTACCGTTTATCGAACATGAGGTAGGCGGCGATGGGTTGCCGTCGGTAGCCCATGCCAGACTTGCCGTTGAACAGGGTGTGGACGGGATCTTGCATATTTACCCGTTTAAATGTATGCCTGAGGGAATAGCAAGGGATTGTATGAGCGAAATATGCCATTTATACGGGGTCCGCTACCTTTCCCTTTCCTTTGATAAAGAAATGGAAATCGAACGTTTAAAAACGGAAGTTTCAACCTTTGCCACCATTTTACATACAGAGTTACAGAATAAGTTGGCCAAAGAAAATATACAATTTAATCAGGAAAAAGAAAAGGAGATAAAACGAAGGGAACAAATCGGACAGATTATCTTTTCAATGTATGATGAGGAAAAGAAGCAGTCTCATTTAAGATGA
- a CDS encoding YkoP family protein produces the protein MNYSMLAAWGILDQIYYLCNRLEYVSQKDNIFRVRLLKYRGPNLTLSDGTVIRSNDSLLKIHLHNQRLMKEMLSIKDGNQRAFYVYKQVKQSMPGLAQYLDQHIHSHVIKGIVGISILHRGAARLGFDVQEITNEWYKRYKLMYMKPMLILCHPEGRLRWTKRKDELVPKYIVMSKELLFNKYLTRT, from the coding sequence ATGAACTATTCAATGCTTGCGGCATGGGGAATACTGGATCAAATATATTATTTATGCAATCGGTTGGAATATGTATCTCAAAAGGATAATATTTTTAGGGTTAGGCTTTTAAAATATAGAGGACCAAATTTAACTTTGTCAGATGGAACTGTCATTCGTTCAAATGACTCATTGCTAAAGATCCATCTTCATAACCAACGTTTAATGAAGGAAATGTTATCAATAAAGGATGGGAATCAACGGGCATTTTACGTCTATAAGCAGGTGAAACAATCTATGCCGGGACTGGCGCAATATCTTGATCAACATATCCATTCCCATGTAATTAAAGGAATCGTAGGAATTTCAATCTTGCACCGGGGTGCAGCCAGATTGGGATTTGATGTTCAGGAAATTACAAACGAATGGTATAAACGGTATAAACTAATGTACATGAAACCCATGTTAATCTTATGTCACCCGGAAGGGAGACTTCGCTGGACAAAAAGGAAAGATGAACTAGTTCCCAAATACATTGTGATGTCAAAGGAATTATTGTTTAATAAGTATCTGACTAGAACATGA
- a CDS encoding TetR/AcrR family transcriptional regulator encodes MEQKFEDTLSKWLEEIKEEGDMTEKQRKILEASIKLFSEKGFHASSTSEIAKEAGVAEGTIFRHFKTKKDILVTLLAPLFMKLLSPYILKDVKRIMEDESLSAEEVLKKVFKNRLDLLEKNKDRIKIIFQEATFHPEIKEAIVEHIARQARAIAEVFVTKKIKEGEFRDLPTFTVVRTAFSMMLGYVFFKYALFPDETMSLDEDVEIDTMIDIFLNGVRKKTDFAAGHPLDC; translated from the coding sequence ATGGAACAAAAATTTGAAGATACCTTGTCTAAATGGCTGGAAGAAATAAAAGAAGAGGGTGACATGACTGAGAAGCAACGAAAAATCCTTGAAGCCTCCATTAAATTATTCTCAGAAAAGGGATTTCATGCCAGCTCCACCAGCGAAATTGCCAAAGAAGCCGGAGTAGCGGAGGGAACCATTTTCCGTCATTTCAAAACCAAAAAAGATATTCTTGTTACGCTGCTTGCTCCCCTGTTCATGAAATTACTTTCACCTTATATCCTGAAAGATGTGAAGAGAATTATGGAAGATGAAAGCTTGTCTGCTGAAGAGGTGTTAAAAAAGGTCTTCAAGAATCGATTGGATTTATTGGAGAAAAACAAGGATCGAATAAAAATTATTTTTCAAGAGGCCACGTTTCATCCCGAAATTAAGGAAGCCATCGTTGAACACATTGCCAGGCAAGCAAGAGCCATCGCTGAAGTGTTTGTAACTAAAAAAATCAAAGAGGGTGAATTTCGTGATCTTCCAACCTTCACGGTTGTCCGGACTGCCTTTTCCATGATGCTAGGGTATGTTTTTTTCAAGTATGCCTTATTCCCGGATGAGACCATGTCCCTTGATGAAGATGTGGAGATTGACACGATGATCGATATCTTCCTAAACGGAGTAAGAAAAAAAACCGACTTTGCAGCCGGTCATCCATTGGATTGTTGA
- a CDS encoding ABC transporter permease has protein sequence MSINQRFSIHRFASIMKKEFLQLKRDRASFGIAVMMPLVLLLLFGYAINTDVDHMPTAIWDQSKSKESRELIASFELTQYFDMTNEVQNYKQLQSLMDTGNIKMGLVIPPDYAYQLEKNEEAKIQILIDGSDPTAARTALSSAQLITQNKALAIQEEMLKKQGFNQRIIPIKAETRVLYNPDMDSTVFNIPGLIGLILQNVTALLTAFALVRERERGTMEQLVVTPVRPIELILGKLVPYVIIGLFSFSLVLFTGIYWFQVPVKGNILLLFVLGLLFLITTLSIGILISTIAKTQLQAMQMAFIIMLPSVLLSGFIFPRETMPLFVQGLGGLIPLTYFLEILRGIFLKGVSISYLWQETLILTLITLIICSIAVLRFRKKLE, from the coding sequence ATGTCGATTAACCAAAGATTTTCGATTCATCGTTTTGCCTCCATCATGAAAAAGGAGTTTCTACAGCTAAAAAGGGACCGCGCCAGCTTCGGAATTGCCGTCATGATGCCCCTGGTCCTTCTCCTTCTGTTCGGATATGCCATTAATACCGATGTGGACCATATGCCGACAGCAATATGGGATCAGAGCAAATCAAAGGAATCAAGGGAATTGATTGCTAGTTTCGAACTGACCCAATACTTTGATATGACTAATGAAGTGCAGAATTACAAACAGCTTCAATCCTTGATGGATACAGGAAATATTAAAATGGGTTTGGTTATTCCTCCCGACTATGCCTATCAATTGGAAAAGAATGAGGAAGCAAAAATCCAAATTCTCATAGATGGATCCGATCCGACCGCTGCAAGAACGGCCCTTTCTTCCGCCCAGTTAATTACGCAAAACAAAGCCTTGGCCATTCAGGAAGAGATGTTGAAAAAGCAAGGCTTTAATCAACGAATCATTCCCATTAAAGCCGAAACCCGAGTCCTGTATAATCCCGATATGGATAGTACTGTATTTAATATTCCCGGTTTGATTGGGTTAATTTTGCAAAATGTAACGGCCTTGCTTACCGCATTTGCCCTGGTCAGGGAAAGGGAACGGGGAACCATGGAGCAGTTGGTGGTTACGCCAGTCAGACCCATTGAGTTGATTTTGGGTAAATTGGTCCCCTATGTGATCATTGGATTATTCTCATTCTCTCTTGTTCTGTTTACCGGAATTTACTGGTTCCAAGTGCCTGTGAAGGGAAACATACTCCTTCTGTTTGTATTGGGTCTTCTTTTTCTAATTACCACGCTTTCTATCGGGATATTGATTTCCACCATTGCAAAGACCCAACTACAGGCCATGCAGATGGCATTTATTATCATGTTGCCAAGCGTTCTTCTTTCCGGGTTTATTTTCCCGAGGGAAACCATGCCATTATTTGTACAGGGGCTAGGAGGATTGATTCCACTCACCTATTTTTTGGAGATTTTAAGAGGTATATTTCTGAAAGGGGTCTCCATCTCCTATTTGTGGCAGGAAACACTCATTTTAACCCTGATTACCTTGATCATTTGCAGCATTGCCGTGCTCCGATTCCGTAAAAAATTGGAATAG
- a CDS encoding ABC transporter ATP-binding protein has translation MEMAISCHELTKVFGKYTAVDKVSLSIPKGKIFGFLGPNGSGKSTTIRMLCGVLTPTSGTGQVLGFDILKEAEIIKQHIGYMSQKFSLYEDLTVNENLDFYAGIYGLPPKEAKERKKELIQLADLSGREHQLAGTLSGGWKQRLALSCALLHQPKVLILDEPTAGVDPVSRRIFWDIIHQMTKEGITVLVSTHYMDEAETCDYIGFIFFGRLLAKGTPQELMKQLGKKNLDDVFIHYVQEEEKGGQG, from the coding sequence ATGGAAATGGCCATTTCCTGCCATGAACTCACAAAGGTGTTCGGCAAGTATACAGCAGTGGATAAAGTTTCCCTCTCCATTCCAAAGGGTAAAATTTTCGGATTTCTTGGTCCCAATGGTTCAGGAAAATCAACAACCATTCGTATGTTGTGCGGAGTTCTTACACCAACATCTGGAACCGGCCAAGTTTTAGGGTTTGACATTTTGAAGGAAGCGGAAATCATTAAACAGCACATCGGGTACATGTCCCAAAAATTCAGCTTATATGAAGATCTCACAGTAAATGAAAACCTGGATTTTTATGCCGGGATTTACGGTCTTCCTCCAAAGGAGGCCAAAGAAAGGAAAAAAGAACTGATTCAACTGGCAGATTTATCAGGAAGGGAACATCAGCTGGCAGGAACTTTATCCGGTGGATGGAAGCAACGTTTAGCTCTCTCCTGTGCTCTGCTCCATCAGCCAAAAGTCCTTATACTGGATGAACCGACGGCAGGTGTAGATCCAGTTTCACGCCGGATCTTTTGGGACATTATCCACCAAATGACCAAAGAGGGAATTACCGTTTTGGTTAGTACCCATTACATGGATGAAGCGGAAACTTGCGACTACATCGGATTTATATTTTTTGGACGATTACTGGCTAAAGGAACGCCTCAGGAATTAATGAAGCAGTTAGGGAAAAAAAATTTGGATGATGTCTTTATTCATTATGTCCAAGAAGAGGAGAAAGGGGGGCAAGGCTGA